One window from the genome of Faecalibacterium sp. HTF-F encodes:
- a CDS encoding cation:proton antiporter: MYLVFRDLAIIILSAKFFGLVARKCKAPQVVGEIIAGLLIGPCILNLVQTSDAISTFAEIGVVMLMFTTGLGTNLKELIKAGPIATLVACVGVAVPLVGGTLLYSAFYGFSAVGSPEFYRALFIGTIMTATSVSITVATLQELGHLKSFLGTTIVSAAVIDDVIGIVVLTCVLGASSGTGTGLGKVLINTVLFFATAVGVGVVAHFAMTWLDKRNPHTQRITIVSMAFCFAMAYIAEEYFGIADITGAYIAGIVLCTMDDAPYVERRVDISNYIIFAPIFFASIGLKTDISGLTPEIFLFCVCFVIVALITKIIGCGLAAKLCRFNWGDSLKIGVGMMTRGEVALIVAQKGLDVGVVDSVYFTAVILLIVVSSVATPLVLKALFTKMPPQLHPSQAE, translated from the coding sequence GTGTATTTGGTTTTCCGTGACCTGGCAATTATCATCCTCAGCGCAAAGTTCTTTGGCCTTGTGGCCCGCAAGTGCAAGGCACCGCAGGTGGTGGGCGAGATCATTGCCGGCCTGCTCATCGGTCCGTGCATCCTGAACCTCGTGCAGACCAGTGATGCCATCTCCACCTTTGCGGAGATCGGCGTGGTCATGCTGATGTTCACCACGGGCCTTGGCACCAATCTGAAGGAACTTATCAAAGCCGGCCCCATCGCCACCCTGGTCGCCTGCGTGGGCGTTGCCGTTCCGCTGGTGGGCGGCACCCTGCTGTACAGTGCGTTCTACGGCTTCTCTGCCGTGGGCAGCCCTGAGTTCTACCGTGCCCTGTTCATCGGCACCATCATGACCGCCACCAGCGTGTCCATTACGGTGGCGACCCTGCAGGAGCTGGGCCACCTGAAGAGCTTTCTCGGCACTACCATCGTCAGTGCCGCCGTCATTGATGATGTCATCGGCATCGTAGTCCTCACCTGCGTACTGGGCGCAAGCTCTGGTACCGGCACAGGTCTGGGCAAGGTGCTCATCAATACGGTGCTGTTCTTTGCCACTGCCGTGGGCGTGGGCGTTGTGGCTCACTTTGCTATGACATGGCTGGACAAGCGCAATCCCCACACCCAGCGCATCACCATCGTGAGCATGGCGTTCTGCTTTGCCATGGCCTACATCGCCGAGGAATACTTCGGCATTGCAGATATCACCGGTGCCTATATCGCAGGTATCGTTCTGTGCACCATGGACGATGCCCCCTACGTGGAGCGCCGCGTGGACATCAGCAATTATATCATTTTTGCACCCATCTTCTTTGCATCCATCGGCTTGAAGACCGACATCAGCGGCCTGACGCCGGAAATCTTCCTGTTCTGTGTCTGCTTCGTCATTGTGGCACTTATCACCAAGATCATCGGCTGCGGTTTGGCCGCAAAACTCTGCCGCTTTAACTGGGGCGACTCCCTCAAGATCGGCGTTGGCATGATGACCCGCGGCGAGGTGGCACTGATCGTGGCCCAAAAGGGCCTGGATGTCGGCGTGGTGGACTCGGTCTACTTTACCGCTGTGATCCTGCTGATCGTGGTGTCCAGTGTGGCAACGCCGCTGGTGCTCAAGGCTCTCTTTACCAAAATGCCGCCGCAGCTGCACCCCAGTCAGGCGGAATAA
- the rpsF gene encoding 30S ribosomal protein S6 produces the protein MAKYETMLITSAALDEEATAALVGKFKSLIEANGTIDSIDEWGKRRLAYPINDEEEGVYTVIDFTSEPSFPAELDRVYKITEGVMRSLIIAHEE, from the coding sequence ATGGCAAAGTACGAAACCATGCTGATTACCAGCGCCGCTCTCGACGAGGAGGCTACCGCCGCTCTGGTTGGTAAGTTCAAGTCCCTGATCGAGGCTAACGGTACGATCGATTCCATCGACGAGTGGGGTAAGCGCCGTCTGGCCTATCCCATCAACGACGAGGAGGAAGGCGTCTACACCGTGATCGACTTCACCAGCGAGCCCAGCTTCCCCGCTGAGCTGGACCGTGTGTACAAGATCACTGAAGGCGTTATGCGCAGCCTGATCATTGCTCACGAGGAGTAA
- a CDS encoding single-stranded DNA-binding protein: MLNVVAIMGRLVADPELRTTQQGTNVCSFRIACDRNFARQGEQRQADFIDIVAWRQQAEFVCKYFQKGSLIAIEGSLQTRQYQDKNGNNRTAVEVVANNINFAGPKSSNAGGGANYQNNSAPAYQNAAPARPAAVEAAPSYSAGNADDFAVIDDSDDLPF, from the coding sequence ATGTTGAATGTTGTTGCCATCATGGGCCGTCTTGTGGCGGATCCCGAACTGCGCACCACCCAGCAGGGTACCAATGTGTGCAGTTTCCGCATTGCCTGTGACCGCAATTTTGCGCGTCAGGGCGAGCAGCGTCAGGCCGATTTCATTGATATCGTCGCATGGCGCCAGCAGGCCGAGTTTGTTTGCAAGTATTTCCAGAAAGGCAGTCTGATCGCCATTGAAGGCAGTCTTCAGACCCGCCAGTATCAGGACAAGAACGGCAACAACCGCACCGCTGTGGAAGTGGTAGCCAACAACATCAACTTCGCAGGCCCCAAGAGCAGCAATGCAGGCGGCGGAGCAAATTATCAGAATAATTCTGCTCCCGCCTACCAGAACGCAGCGCCTGCCCGCCCGGCTGCTGTGGAGGCAGCTCCCAGCTACTCTGCCGGCAATGCAGACGATTTCGCTGTGATTGATGACAGCGACGACCTGCCGTTCTGA
- the rpsR gene encoding 30S ribosomal protein S18, giving the protein MAFERTEGSRPARPMRRGRKKVCSFCVDRIDTIDYKDVPRLRKYVSERAKIIPRRVTGTCAYHQRALTIAIKRARHVALMPYVSD; this is encoded by the coding sequence ATGGCTTTTGAAAGAACCGAAGGCTCTCGCCCCGCACGCCCCATGCGTCGCGGCCGCAAGAAGGTTTGCAGCTTCTGTGTCGATCGCATCGACACCATCGATTACAAGGACGTGCCCCGTCTGCGTAAGTACGTCTCTGAGCGTGCAAAGATCATTCCCCGCCGTGTGACCGGCACCTGCGCTTATCATCAGCGCGCACTGACCATCGCCATCAAGCGTGCTCGTCACGTTGCTCTGATGCCCTACGTCAGCGACTAA
- a CDS encoding LacI family DNA-binding transcriptional regulator → MPNLTIKDIARISGCSVSTISRVINDRPDVRPETKEHVLTVMREAGFVPNTNARQLKIQQSRSLVFVVKGTRNLFFSDFLVQLQRAATLYGYNGIVSYLDENANEIDAAEKILREIKPKGMIFLGGSVANFKKGFANITVPSVLTTLVSDELDFPNLSMVGVDDRAAAYAAVDYLIQQGHRKIAVLGGPVTSYPSVMRREGAQQAMRDAGILFSDKLYGLSNYDFESAYHAVNSLLARRADFTALFAMSDVIALGAIRALVSAGLRVPEDVSVIGFDGITMSRYCVPVLTTIVQPSEQISLQSIELLVRQIEHGAPAQTITLQPELQQGESVKAI, encoded by the coding sequence ATGCCGAATCTGACCATCAAGGACATTGCCCGGATCAGCGGCTGCTCGGTGAGCACCATTTCTCGTGTCATCAACGACCGGCCCGACGTCCGGCCCGAGACCAAGGAACATGTGCTTACGGTAATGCGGGAGGCCGGGTTCGTGCCCAACACCAATGCACGACAGCTGAAGATCCAGCAGTCCCGCAGTCTGGTGTTCGTGGTCAAGGGTACCCGCAATCTCTTCTTCTCGGACTTCTTAGTCCAGCTGCAGCGGGCCGCTACCCTGTACGGCTACAATGGCATCGTTTCCTATCTGGATGAAAACGCCAACGAGATCGATGCCGCCGAAAAGATTCTGCGGGAGATCAAGCCCAAAGGCATGATCTTTCTGGGCGGCAGCGTAGCCAACTTCAAAAAAGGCTTTGCCAACATCACAGTCCCCTCGGTGCTGACCACACTGGTCTCCGACGAGCTGGACTTTCCCAATCTTTCCATGGTGGGCGTGGATGACCGCGCCGCAGCCTACGCTGCTGTGGACTACCTCATCCAGCAGGGACACCGCAAGATCGCAGTGCTGGGCGGTCCTGTCACCAGCTATCCCAGCGTGATGCGCCGCGAGGGTGCACAGCAGGCGATGCGGGACGCAGGCATCCTGTTCAGCGACAAGCTGTACGGCTTGTCCAACTACGATTTTGAGTCTGCCTATCATGCTGTGAACAGCCTTCTGGCCCGCCGGGCCGACTTCACCGCCCTGTTCGCCATGAGCGATGTAATCGCTTTAGGTGCCATCCGTGCGCTGGTAAGCGCCGGGCTGCGGGTGCCGGAGGATGTCTCGGTGATCGGCTTTGACGGCATCACGATGTCCCGTTACTGCGTGCCCGTGCTGACCACCATCGTGCAGCCCAGCGAACAGATCTCGCTGCAGAGCATTGAGCTGCTGGTGCGGCAGATCGAGCACGGTGCACCGGCCCAGACCATCACCTTGCAGCCGGAGCTGCAGCAGGGTGAGAGCGTGAAGGCCATCTAA
- a CDS encoding ABC transporter substrate-binding protein, whose product MKKMITRRNFLKAAGVSAAALGLAACGGSSNSTASSAAGSAAASSTAAKADGKVYYLNFKPEQDQAWQDLAAEYTKETGVPVTVVTAASGQYETTLMSEMEKSEAPTLFQVNGPVGLANWKDYCYDLSGSQLYGELTSDSFALKDGDAVTSIAYVIETYGIIYNKELLSAAGYTQDDIKGFADLKKVADDIQARKAELGVDGAFTSAGMDGSSDWRFKTHLANLPIYYEYKADGISSTDAIKGTYLDNYKQIWDLYITDSTCDPTLLASKTGNDAVAEFVGKKAVFYQNGTWAYSDVKDLGDDNLGMLPIYIGVDGEENQGLCTGSENFWCVNNTSSDADIQATLDFLYWCVTSETGTSAMADDMGFVIPFKAAKDSTNPLIAIANDYVAAGKTSVDWCFSTMPSEEWKNGVGSALTAYAAGTGDWDGVVTAFVDGWAKEYKLANG is encoded by the coding sequence ATGAAGAAAATGATCACTCGTCGTAACTTCCTGAAGGCCGCTGGTGTTTCCGCCGCTGCTCTGGGTCTGGCTGCCTGCGGCGGCTCTTCCAACAGCACCGCTTCCTCTGCTGCCGGTTCTGCCGCTGCTTCCAGCACCGCTGCAAAGGCTGACGGCAAGGTCTACTACCTGAACTTCAAGCCCGAGCAGGATCAGGCCTGGCAGGATCTGGCTGCTGAGTACACCAAGGAGACCGGCGTGCCTGTGACCGTCGTCACCGCTGCTTCCGGCCAGTACGAGACCACCCTGATGAGCGAGATGGAAAAGAGCGAAGCTCCCACCCTGTTCCAGGTGAACGGCCCCGTGGGTCTGGCAAACTGGAAGGATTACTGCTATGATCTGTCCGGCAGCCAGCTGTACGGTGAGCTGACCAGCGATTCCTTCGCACTGAAGGATGGCGACGCTGTTACCAGCATCGCATACGTCATCGAGACCTACGGCATCATTTACAACAAGGAACTGCTGAGCGCCGCCGGCTACACGCAGGACGATATCAAGGGCTTTGCCGATCTGAAGAAGGTCGCTGACGATATTCAGGCACGCAAGGCTGAGCTGGGCGTGGACGGTGCTTTCACCTCTGCCGGCATGGACGGTTCTTCTGACTGGCGCTTCAAGACCCATCTGGCAAACCTGCCCATCTACTACGAGTACAAGGCAGACGGCATCAGCTCTACCGACGCCATCAAGGGCACCTATCTGGACAACTACAAGCAGATCTGGGATCTGTACATCACCGATTCCACCTGTGACCCCACCCTGCTGGCTTCCAAGACCGGCAACGATGCTGTGGCTGAGTTCGTGGGCAAGAAGGCTGTGTTCTACCAGAACGGCACCTGGGCTTACAGCGATGTGAAGGATCTGGGTGACGACAATCTGGGCATGCTGCCCATCTACATCGGCGTGGATGGCGAGGAGAATCAGGGCCTGTGCACCGGTTCCGAGAACTTCTGGTGCGTGAACAACACCTCTTCTGATGCCGACATTCAGGCTACTCTGGACTTCCTGTACTGGTGTGTCACCTCCGAGACCGGTACCAGCGCAATGGCCGACGACATGGGCTTCGTCATCCCCTTCAAGGCTGCCAAGGACTCCACCAATCCTCTGATCGCCATTGCAAACGATTACGTTGCCGCGGGCAAGACCAGTGTTGACTGGTGCTTCTCCACCATGCCTTCTGAGGAGTGGAAGAACGGCGTTGGTTCCGCTCTGACCGCTTACGCAGCAGGCACCGGCGACTGGGACGGCGTTGTGACCGCCTTCGTCGATGGCTGGGCTAAGGAGTACAAGCTGGCAAACGGCTAA
- a CDS encoding carbohydrate ABC transporter permease — translation MQKAISKYWPVFVLPTLIAFIIGFIWPFIWGIYLSFQRFTTVSKTTFVGIQNYISVFQDATFLHAFGFTAAFTVVSTVLINVCAFAIALALTRGIRGTNIFRTVYFMPNLIGGILLGYIWQILLNGVLANLQKPLLALDAKAGFIGLVILMCWQQIGYMMIIYVAGLQSVPGDLIEAAKIDGANDREILFKIKIPMVMPSVTICTFLTLTNSFKLFDQNVALTAGEPANASEMLALNIYNTFYGRSGAQWKGIGQAKAVVFFLIVVVISLIQLHFTRSKEVQQ, via the coding sequence ATGCAAAAAGCCATCAGTAAATACTGGCCGGTGTTCGTGCTGCCTACCCTCATCGCGTTCATCATCGGCTTCATCTGGCCCTTTATCTGGGGTATTTACCTTTCGTTCCAGCGGTTCACCACTGTGAGCAAGACCACCTTTGTGGGCATTCAGAACTACATCAGCGTATTTCAGGATGCCACCTTCCTGCACGCGTTCGGCTTTACTGCGGCGTTCACTGTAGTATCCACCGTGCTCATCAACGTCTGCGCCTTTGCCATTGCGCTGGCGCTCACCCGCGGCATCCGCGGCACCAACATCTTCCGTACCGTCTACTTCATGCCCAACCTGATCGGCGGCATCCTGCTGGGCTACATCTGGCAGATCCTGCTCAACGGTGTGCTGGCAAACCTGCAGAAGCCCCTGCTGGCGCTGGATGCCAAGGCCGGTTTCATCGGTCTGGTCATTCTGATGTGCTGGCAGCAGATCGGCTACATGATGATCATTTACGTTGCCGGCCTGCAGAGCGTGCCCGGTGACCTGATCGAGGCCGCTAAGATCGACGGTGCCAACGACCGCGAGATCCTGTTCAAGATCAAGATTCCCATGGTCATGCCCAGCGTGACCATCTGCACCTTCCTGACCCTGACCAACAGCTTCAAGCTGTTCGACCAGAACGTTGCCCTGACCGCAGGCGAACCCGCCAACGCCAGTGAAATGCTGGCCCTGAACATCTACAACACCTTCTATGGCCGTTCCGGTGCCCAGTGGAAGGGCATCGGTCAGGCAAAGGCTGTGGTGTTCTTCCTGATCGTTGTGGTCATTTCTCTGATCCAGCTCCACTTTACCCGTTCCAAGGAGGTGCAGCAGTAA
- a CDS encoding carbohydrate ABC transporter permease produces the protein MPKQKKMWDNVLTVIMSLLSLLWIYPIVLILLNSLKVEGTFTTSTVFKLPTAETFAGLSNYVYGVTKMGFLSSLGYSLVITVTSVALILLCCSMTGWYLTRVNNKLSKFMNLLIVFSMVVPFQMVMFTLSKTADQLNLNTPWNICIIYLGFGAGLAVFMFTGFMKSVPMEIEEAAMIDGCNPIQIFFKVVFPILKPTMISTAILETMWVWNDYLLPTLVLDIKKYRTIPMAIQYFRGGYGRVELAPMMACIIIAIIPIIILYMTCQKYIIEGVVAGAVKG, from the coding sequence ATGCCTAAACAGAAAAAAATGTGGGATAACGTCCTCACCGTCATCATGTCTCTGCTGAGTCTGCTGTGGATCTACCCCATCGTGCTGATCCTGCTGAACAGCTTGAAGGTCGAGGGTACCTTTACCACCTCCACCGTGTTCAAGCTGCCTACCGCAGAGACCTTTGCGGGTCTGAGCAACTACGTTTACGGCGTCACCAAAATGGGTTTCCTTTCCAGCCTTGGCTACAGCCTTGTCATCACCGTTACCAGTGTGGCGCTGATCCTGCTGTGCTGCTCCATGACCGGTTGGTACCTCACCCGCGTGAACAACAAGCTGAGCAAGTTCATGAACCTGCTGATCGTGTTCTCCATGGTCGTTCCCTTCCAGATGGTCATGTTCACCCTGTCCAAGACTGCTGACCAGCTCAATCTGAACACCCCCTGGAACATCTGCATCATCTATCTGGGCTTCGGTGCCGGTCTGGCCGTGTTCATGTTCACCGGCTTTATGAAGAGCGTGCCCATGGAGATTGAGGAAGCTGCCATGATCGATGGCTGCAACCCCATCCAGATCTTCTTTAAGGTCGTATTCCCCATCCTCAAGCCCACCATGATCTCCACCGCCATCCTCGAGACCATGTGGGTGTGGAACGACTACCTGCTGCCCACGCTGGTGCTGGACATCAAGAAGTATCGTACCATCCCCATGGCCATCCAGTATTTCCGCGGCGGCTACGGCCGTGTGGAGCTGGCTCCCATGATGGCCTGCATCATCATTGCCATCATCCCCATCATCATCCTGTACATGACCTGCCAGAAGTACATCATCGAAGGCGTTGTGGCAGGTGCCGTGAAGGGCTAA
- the malQ gene encoding 4-alpha-glucanotransferase, whose amino-acid sequence MRTSGILMPVFSLPGPFGIGTLGKEAFAFVDFLAEAKQAFWQILPIGPTGYGDSPYQSFSAFAGNPYFIDYRLLASDGWLTADEIPAERPVGPIDYGALYNERPVVLKKAADRLLASPSPAYEAFCREHSFWLEDYALFMAVKAAQGQAGLADWPNALRCREPEAIAAAKAELAGSIDYYKAVQFFFYTQWSALKAYANAKGIRLVGDIPIYVSPDSSDLWTHPELFQTDGTMHLTQVAGCPPDAFAADGQLWGNPLYDWPVHKATGFAWWKQRMKYATSIYDVVRIDHFRGFESYYCIPAGDKTAANGHWEKGPDRDFIHAMHEALGDGSIIAEDLGYLTPEVKTMLSASGYPGMKIMQFAFDSRESGNYLPHTYHRNSVVYTGTHDNVTTEGWRINASAEDVAYACRYLRCKPEELTEAMICACLASVSDMAIIPLADWLHLGSEARINTPSTQGTNWQWRLSTPLPEGLSAHIAGLTVLYERVA is encoded by the coding sequence ATGCGTACAAGCGGCATTTTGATGCCTGTTTTCAGCCTGCCGGGCCCCTTTGGCATCGGTACGCTGGGAAAAGAGGCCTTTGCATTCGTGGATTTTCTGGCCGAGGCGAAGCAGGCCTTCTGGCAGATCCTGCCCATCGGCCCCACCGGCTACGGCGACAGCCCCTACCAGAGCTTTTCTGCCTTTGCCGGCAACCCTTATTTCATTGATTACCGCCTGCTGGCTTCTGACGGCTGGCTGACCGCTGACGAGATTCCTGCGGAAAGGCCCGTCGGACCCATCGATTATGGTGCGCTCTACAACGAGCGGCCCGTTGTCCTGAAAAAAGCAGCGGATCGTCTGCTGGCCTCCCCTTCCCCCGCTTATGAAGCCTTCTGCCGCGAACACAGCTTCTGGCTGGAGGATTATGCCCTGTTCATGGCGGTGAAGGCCGCGCAGGGGCAGGCGGGCCTTGCCGACTGGCCAAACGCGCTGCGCTGCCGCGAGCCGGAAGCCATTGCCGCAGCCAAGGCAGAGCTTGCCGGGAGTATCGACTACTACAAGGCTGTGCAGTTCTTCTTCTACACCCAGTGGAGCGCCCTCAAGGCCTATGCAAACGCAAAGGGCATCCGGCTGGTGGGCGATATCCCCATCTATGTCAGCCCGGATTCCAGCGACCTGTGGACCCACCCGGAGCTGTTCCAGACCGACGGCACCATGCACCTGACGCAGGTGGCCGGATGCCCTCCGGACGCATTTGCGGCAGACGGACAGCTGTGGGGCAACCCGCTGTATGATTGGCCCGTTCACAAGGCCACCGGCTTTGCATGGTGGAAGCAGCGCATGAAGTACGCCACCTCCATTTATGATGTGGTGCGCATCGACCATTTCCGGGGCTTTGAGAGCTACTACTGCATCCCCGCCGGGGACAAAACGGCGGCGAACGGCCATTGGGAAAAGGGCCCCGACCGGGACTTCATCCATGCCATGCACGAAGCGCTGGGCGATGGCAGCATCATTGCCGAGGATCTTGGCTACCTGACCCCGGAGGTCAAGACCATGCTTTCTGCCAGTGGCTACCCGGGCATGAAGATCATGCAGTTTGCCTTCGACAGCCGCGAGTCCGGCAACTATCTGCCCCACACCTACCACCGCAACAGCGTGGTGTACACCGGCACGCACGATAATGTGACGACAGAAGGCTGGCGCATCAACGCCAGTGCAGAGGACGTTGCCTATGCCTGCCGCTATCTGCGCTGCAAGCCCGAGGAACTGACCGAAGCCATGATCTGCGCCTGCCTTGCCAGTGTTTCGGACATGGCCATCATCCCGCTGGCAGACTGGCTGCATCTGGGCAGCGAGGCTCGCATCAACACCCCCAGCACGCAGGGTACCAACTGGCAGTGGCGGCTCTCCACCCCCCTGCCGGAAGGCCTTTCTGCTCACATTGCCGGTCTGACCGTGCTGTATGAGCGGGTTGCGTAA
- a CDS encoding galactokinase: MATSTQLRQRIAAGEWDPKLRALYGNTEQELCRQRARYCAALEQFELYFGPGRQVQVYSAPGRAELGGNHTDHQHGYGLAAAVTLDLVAVAARNTDGYVRVKSRGFNKLDVIDLTVAGPQEGEETHSASLIRGIAEGFRTVGKKVGGFDAYTASDVLRGSGLSSSAAFEMGMAVIWNGEYDCGLAPTELAKICQYAENTYFGKPSGLLDQLTSAVGGIIFADFADPASPQIEKIHTDGLLPPGMSLCVTDTRGSHSELTSEFAAIRKEMEQVAGTLGKKVLGQVTESEFWAALPELRRKCGDRAVLRAIHYFEENTRTLAQRDALQAGKFAAFAALVLESGRASFALCQNVYCSTDVRHQGLSVALALSQCILQGSGAWRMQGGGFAGTIQAYVPKELLERYHSEIERAFGAGSCYVLRLREQGAVRVG, from the coding sequence ATGGCGACCAGCACACAGCTTCGGCAGCGGATCGCGGCAGGGGAGTGGGACCCAAAGCTCCGGGCATTGTACGGAAATACGGAACAGGAGCTTTGCCGCCAGCGTGCGCGGTACTGCGCCGCACTGGAACAGTTTGAGCTGTATTTCGGCCCGGGCAGGCAGGTGCAGGTCTATTCAGCACCGGGCCGTGCAGAACTGGGCGGCAACCATACCGACCACCAGCACGGTTACGGCCTTGCGGCGGCGGTGACACTGGACCTTGTGGCGGTCGCAGCCCGCAATACGGATGGCTATGTCCGGGTAAAGTCCCGTGGGTTCAACAAATTGGATGTCATTGATCTGACTGTAGCAGGCCCGCAGGAAGGGGAGGAGACCCACTCCGCCAGTCTGATCCGCGGCATTGCGGAGGGGTTCCGGACCGTTGGAAAAAAGGTGGGCGGCTTTGATGCCTATACTGCCAGCGATGTGCTGCGCGGGTCCGGACTTTCCAGCTCTGCGGCCTTTGAAATGGGAATGGCGGTCATCTGGAACGGGGAGTACGATTGCGGCCTTGCCCCTACGGAGCTGGCGAAGATCTGCCAGTACGCAGAAAACACCTACTTTGGCAAGCCGAGCGGACTTTTGGATCAGCTGACCAGTGCGGTGGGCGGCATCATCTTTGCAGACTTTGCAGATCCGGCATCGCCGCAGATCGAAAAGATCCATACGGACGGCCTGCTGCCGCCGGGTATGAGCCTGTGCGTTACGGATACGCGCGGCAGTCACAGTGAACTGACAAGCGAGTTTGCAGCCATCCGGAAAGAGATGGAGCAGGTGGCCGGGACGTTGGGCAAAAAGGTTCTGGGACAGGTGACGGAAAGCGAATTCTGGGCGGCGCTGCCTGAGCTGCGCAGAAAATGCGGCGACAGGGCTGTGCTGCGGGCCATTCACTATTTTGAAGAAAATACCCGTACGCTTGCACAGCGGGACGCGCTGCAGGCGGGAAAGTTTGCAGCTTTTGCTGCGCTGGTTCTAGAAAGTGGCCGGGCCTCTTTTGCGTTGTGTCAGAATGTCTATTGCAGCACGGATGTGCGGCATCAGGGGCTCTCCGTGGCGCTGGCGCTGAGCCAGTGCATCCTGCAGGGCAGCGGTGCCTGGCGGATGCAGGGCGGCGGCTTTGCAGGAACCATTCAGGCCTATGTGCCCAAGGAACTGCTGGAACGCTATCATAGCGAGATCGAGCGGGCGTTCGGTGCAGGCAGCTGCTATGTGCTTCGCCTGCGGGAACAAGGTGCTGTGCGGGTAGGCTGA
- a CDS encoding AraC family transcriptional regulator, which produces MADVYKQSFKQNYTNNIELSIFNCGIERCAPGQTWGPGIRDHYLIHLVLSGKGVFEVGGRTWEVSPGDLFFARPSQLIRYTADEQQPWEYSWVGFNGACAHKLTAQLPFTDDSPVHHTQDPEGMRTALANIYSSRGLQPQDEAAMVGYLYLFIASLMKETSVGKPHTASSSSQYVLNAIKYIQFNYSHDISIDDVAKSVGVSRSHLYRVFMLNVGKSPIDYLTEYRINEACKLLRAGNLSIAEVAVSVGFFDQFYFSRVFKRAKGVPPSKYFAAQADAPADGTDHQ; this is translated from the coding sequence ATGGCGGACGTATACAAGCAATCCTTCAAGCAAAATTATACCAACAATATTGAGCTGTCCATTTTCAACTGCGGTATCGAACGCTGTGCTCCGGGGCAGACCTGGGGCCCCGGCATCCGGGATCATTACCTGATCCATCTGGTGCTTTCCGGCAAGGGTGTATTCGAGGTGGGCGGCCGCACCTGGGAAGTGAGCCCGGGAGATCTGTTCTTTGCACGGCCCAGCCAGCTCATCCGTTACACAGCCGATGAGCAGCAGCCGTGGGAGTACAGCTGGGTCGGTTTTAATGGCGCATGTGCCCATAAACTGACTGCACAGCTGCCTTTTACCGATGACTCGCCTGTGCATCACACACAGGATCCGGAGGGAATGCGTACCGCACTGGCCAACATTTATTCCTCCCGTGGGCTGCAGCCTCAGGACGAAGCCGCCATGGTGGGATATCTGTACCTGTTCATTGCTTCCCTGATGAAGGAGACCAGCGTCGGCAAGCCTCACACGGCTTCTTCTTCCAGCCAGTATGTGCTCAATGCAATCAAGTATATCCAATTCAATTATTCTCACGATATCTCCATCGACGATGTGGCAAAAAGTGTAGGCGTATCCCGCAGCCACCTTTATCGTGTGTTCATGTTGAATGTAGGCAAGAGCCCCATCGATTACCTTACCGAGTACCGTATCAACGAAGCCTGCAAGCTGCTGCGTGCAGGCAATCTGTCCATTGCGGAGGTCGCTGTTTCGGTAGGCTTCTTCGACCAGTTCTATTTTTCGCGGGTATTCAAGCGTGCCAAGGGCGTGCCGCCCAGCAAGTATTTTGCGGCACAGGCAGATGCCCCTGCCGACGGCACCGACCACCAGTAA